The proteins below come from a single Crossiella sp. CA-258035 genomic window:
- a CDS encoding ABC transporter permease, with protein sequence MSDGQFINTETRPLIRRLASANTLWIALVLLALLVVFSALRPDSFLTLFNFQQLFIEASVLLVLAVGMTYVIITAGIDLSVGSVLVFAGVVGAQVMEAMSPGGDATNAGAEVILVGFGVTIVGGAAWGLLNGLLIAKAKIPPLIVTLGSFGAALGAAQLLTDGVDVRTVPAQLRDWLGFGATWIVPNIVIVAVLVTAVGAWLLATTRFGRYTLAIGSSPEAARRSGIKVDRHLVLIYTYVGALAGLAGFMSLAYYGTTTISGHTTENLNAIAAVVLGGTSLFGGVGSVIGTVIGVFIPTVLKKGFLIIDVPQFWQPVAIGAVLVAAVWFDQVRRRARNSR encoded by the coding sequence CCGAGACCCGTCCGCTGATCAGGCGGCTGGCCAGTGCGAACACGCTGTGGATCGCGCTGGTGCTGCTCGCGCTGCTGGTGGTCTTCAGCGCGCTGCGGCCGGACAGCTTCCTCACCCTGTTCAACTTCCAGCAGCTGTTCATCGAGGCTTCGGTGCTGCTGGTGCTCGCGGTGGGCATGACCTACGTGATCATCACCGCCGGGATCGACCTGTCGGTGGGCTCGGTGCTGGTCTTCGCCGGGGTGGTCGGCGCGCAGGTGATGGAGGCGATGAGCCCCGGCGGCGACGCCACCAACGCGGGCGCCGAGGTCATCCTGGTCGGTTTCGGAGTCACCATCGTCGGCGGCGCGGCCTGGGGCCTGCTCAACGGGCTGCTGATCGCCAAGGCCAAGATCCCGCCGCTGATCGTCACCCTCGGCTCCTTCGGCGCGGCGCTGGGCGCGGCCCAGCTGCTCACCGACGGGGTGGACGTGCGCACCGTGCCCGCCCAGCTGCGCGACTGGCTGGGCTTCGGCGCGACCTGGATCGTGCCGAACATCGTGATCGTCGCGGTGCTGGTCACCGCGGTCGGCGCCTGGTTGCTGGCCACCACCCGGTTCGGCCGGTACACCCTGGCGATCGGCTCCAGCCCGGAGGCGGCCCGCCGCTCCGGGATCAAGGTGGACCGGCACCTGGTGCTGATCTACACCTACGTGGGCGCGCTGGCCGGGCTCGCGGGCTTCATGTCACTGGCCTACTACGGCACGACCACCATCAGCGGGCACACCACGGAGAACCTCAACGCGATCGCGGCGGTGGTGCTGGGCGGCACCAGCCTGTTCGGCGGGGTCGGTTCGGTGATCGGCACGGTGATCGGGGTGTTCATCCCGACCGTGCTGAAGAAGGGCTTCCTGATCATCGACGTCCCGCAGTTCTGGCAGCCGGTGGCGATCGGCGCGGTGCTCGTCGCGGCGGTCTGGTTCGACCAGGTCCGCCGCCGGGCGCGAAACAGCAGATGA
- the meaB gene encoding methylmalonyl Co-A mutase-associated GTPase MeaB yields MVDITDLVARAREGQPRAVARLISLVEDASPQLREVAAALAPHTGRAQVIGLTGSPGVGKSTSTSALVSAFRKAGKRVGVLAVDPSSPFSGGALLGDRIRMQEHATDPGVFIRSMATRGHLGGLSWATPQALRVLDAAGCDVVLIETVGVGQSEVEVVALADTTVVLLAPGMGDGIQAAKAGILEVADVFVVNKADRDGAEATVRDLKYMISLGRKEIRGAMWRQPIVKTVASRAEGVDEVAEAVLAHRAWMTEHGELDQRRQRRAEAEIEAIALAELRGRLGDVRGGTALTDLGKRVAEAELDPYTAADELLAGLRG; encoded by the coding sequence ATGGTGGACATCACCGACCTGGTCGCACGAGCACGGGAAGGTCAGCCGCGCGCGGTCGCGCGGCTGATCTCCCTGGTCGAGGACGCCAGCCCGCAGCTGCGCGAGGTGGCCGCGGCGCTGGCCCCGCACACCGGCCGGGCGCAGGTCATCGGCCTCACCGGCTCGCCCGGCGTCGGCAAGTCGACCTCCACCTCCGCGCTGGTCAGCGCCTTCCGCAAGGCGGGCAAGCGGGTCGGCGTGCTCGCGGTGGACCCGTCCTCGCCGTTCTCCGGCGGCGCGCTGCTCGGCGACCGGATCCGGATGCAGGAGCACGCCACCGACCCCGGCGTGTTCATCCGCTCCATGGCCACTCGGGGCCACCTGGGCGGCCTGTCCTGGGCGACTCCGCAGGCGCTGCGGGTGCTGGACGCGGCGGGCTGCGACGTGGTGCTGATCGAGACCGTCGGCGTCGGCCAGTCCGAGGTCGAGGTGGTCGCACTGGCCGACACCACGGTGGTGCTGCTGGCCCCCGGCATGGGCGACGGCATCCAGGCGGCCAAGGCGGGCATCCTGGAGGTCGCCGACGTGTTCGTGGTGAACAAGGCCGACCGCGACGGCGCGGAGGCCACCGTCCGCGACCTGAAGTACATGATCTCGTTGGGCCGCAAGGAGATCCGTGGCGCGATGTGGCGCCAGCCGATCGTCAAGACGGTGGCCAGCCGGGCCGAGGGCGTGGACGAGGTGGCCGAGGCCGTGCTCGCGCACCGCGCCTGGATGACCGAGCACGGCGAGCTGGACCAGCGCCGCCAGCGCCGTGCCGAGGCCGAGATCGAGGCCATCGCACTGGCCGAGCTGCGCGGCCGGCTGGGCGATGTCCGCGGCGGCACCGCGCTGACCGACCTGGGCAAGCGGGTCGCCGAGGCCGAGCTCGACCCCTACACCGCCGCGGACGAGCTGCTGGCCGGACTGCGCGGGTGA
- a CDS encoding SPW repeat protein: MEVVVMEKPWSRWQDWAVVVMGVVVLLSPMWVETSERAMWTMVLLGALLGISALWSLAQPGSVASEYVHIGLGALLFLAPWVMGYSADMMGAAWTSWIVGVLAILAGAAALPAANTAHGFAGSH, translated from the coding sequence ATGGAGGTGGTCGTGATGGAGAAGCCGTGGAGCCGCTGGCAGGACTGGGCCGTCGTGGTGATGGGCGTGGTCGTGCTGCTCAGCCCGATGTGGGTGGAGACCTCGGAACGCGCGATGTGGACGATGGTCCTGCTGGGCGCGCTGCTGGGGATCTCGGCGCTGTGGTCGCTCGCCCAACCCGGATCGGTGGCCAGCGAGTACGTGCACATCGGCCTCGGCGCGCTGCTGTTCCTGGCGCCGTGGGTGATGGGCTACAGCGCCGACATGATGGGCGCGGCCTGGACCTCGTGGATCGTCGGCGTGCTGGCGATCCTGGCGGGCGCGGCCGCGTTGCCCGCGGCGAACACCGCGCACGGGTTCGCCGGTTCCCACTGA
- a CDS encoding TetR/AcrR family transcriptional regulator — MPQRKGRALSAKDRILAAAETLFAVSGFDATPTSRIAEVAGVPKALVHYYFRRKPDLLAALVERLPEHPVDLETVVTPGDVAASLRALVAELDAHHDDSTLLSHLLWREADTHPAVRDALHARFGRTEGHARAVITAARPDCPAAVAEAAATLVALAVGYRHSVARHHPDWPAAQADRLAAEVELIARAINTFDPLVK, encoded by the coding sequence GTGCCACAACGAAAGGGAAGAGCGCTGTCCGCCAAAGACCGGATCCTGGCCGCCGCGGAGACCCTGTTCGCCGTGTCCGGCTTCGACGCCACGCCCACGTCCAGGATCGCTGAGGTGGCCGGCGTGCCCAAGGCGCTGGTGCACTACTACTTCCGCCGCAAACCGGACCTGCTGGCCGCGCTGGTCGAGCGCCTGCCCGAGCATCCGGTTGACCTGGAAACCGTTGTCACGCCGGGAGATGTGGCCGCCAGCCTGCGCGCGTTGGTGGCCGAGCTGGACGCCCACCACGACGACTCCACCCTGCTGAGCCACCTGCTGTGGCGGGAGGCCGACACCCACCCCGCGGTGCGCGATGCCCTGCACGCCCGGTTCGGGCGCACCGAGGGCCACGCCAGGGCGGTGATCACCGCGGCCCGGCCGGACTGCCCGGCGGCGGTGGCCGAGGCGGCGGCCACCCTGGTCGCGCTGGCCGTGGGCTACCGGCACTCGGTGGCCCGGCACCACCCGGACTGGCCCGCCGCCCAGGCAGACCGGCTGGCCGCGGAGGTCGAGCTGATCGCCCGGGCGATCAACACCTTTGATCCACTTGTCAAGTAG
- a CDS encoding penicillin acylase family protein, translated as MRGKRKGALLLAGVLAAGVIGPSALAEPATTRNTTTFQIAGLTAPVRTVLDKWGVPHIYATNTADVYLGQGFNAARDRLFQLDLWRRRGLGTLSEALGGVYADLDKGARAVLYRGDLAKEWAAYPPQAKEVATKFVAGVNGYIEWLERHPESLPEEFKVLGHRPARWQPEDVVRIRHHALVTNAYYEALRALTTCAAGPEADAIRQNLEPKHAVTVPQGLDTCALAQVVEPLLTAYGNAVLPVTFDAGTGKISTTQKPPAQGSNNWAISAAKSATGRPVLADDPHRLMSLPASRYLAHLSAPGLDIIGAGEPMIPGLSLGHNGTSAFGLTMFPADQEDLYVYELDPADHSRYKYGNGYEAFRTVTEKLAVKGEQPRDLTTSFSRHGPILFVDAQRHLAYGLRSVWLEPGTSPYFAALGYQNAKTAQQFGEALKKWGAPGANHVYANTAGQIGWLPGALVPKRPKHDGLLPVPGDGRYEWNGFYSGDDLPRTINPASGWVATANEMNLPASHQNLGLGYDAWSDPYRAQRIAEVLNSKAKLSFEDSLKLQNDFLSIPARKITGVLKSLSSEDPKVKASLALLTGWNHVAGPESAAAALYEPWFTKHLGPKFIQAVLPGVDFIQRPDTQVLIDALEHPENYFGADGKAKRDKLLIDTLVSARAEVERLLGADQATWQWGKLQHTKFENPVSPLVDEATRKRLNVGPFPRGGASDTVNNSEYESADFRHIGGASLRVVIDVGNWDGSKAINAPGQSGNPADPHYKDLAETWRKGEYFPLVYSKAAVERNAERYLILVPKFS; from the coding sequence TTGCGAGGTAAGAGAAAGGGGGCGTTGTTGCTGGCAGGCGTGCTGGCGGCCGGTGTGATCGGACCGAGCGCCCTCGCCGAACCAGCGACGACCCGCAACACCACCACGTTCCAGATCGCCGGGCTGACCGCGCCGGTGCGCACGGTGCTGGACAAGTGGGGCGTGCCGCACATCTACGCCACCAACACCGCCGACGTGTACCTGGGCCAGGGCTTCAACGCCGCCAGGGACCGCCTCTTCCAGCTCGACCTGTGGCGCCGCCGCGGGCTGGGCACGCTCTCCGAGGCGCTCGGCGGGGTCTACGCCGACCTGGACAAGGGCGCCCGCGCGGTGCTCTACCGGGGCGACCTGGCCAAGGAGTGGGCCGCCTACCCGCCGCAGGCGAAGGAGGTGGCCACCAAGTTCGTCGCGGGCGTCAACGGCTACATCGAGTGGCTGGAGCGCCACCCGGAGTCGCTGCCCGAGGAGTTCAAGGTGCTCGGCCACCGCCCGGCGCGGTGGCAGCCGGAGGACGTGGTGCGCATCCGGCACCACGCGCTGGTGACCAACGCCTACTACGAGGCACTGCGGGCGCTGACCACCTGCGCGGCCGGTCCGGAAGCGGACGCGATCCGGCAGAACCTGGAGCCCAAGCACGCCGTCACGGTCCCCCAGGGCCTGGACACCTGCGCGCTGGCCCAGGTGGTCGAACCGCTGCTGACCGCCTACGGCAACGCGGTGCTGCCGGTGACCTTCGACGCGGGCACCGGCAAGATCAGCACCACTCAGAAGCCGCCGGCCCAGGGCAGCAACAACTGGGCCATCTCCGCGGCGAAGTCGGCCACCGGGCGACCGGTGCTCGCCGACGACCCGCACCGGCTGATGAGCCTGCCCGCCTCGCGGTACCTGGCGCACCTGTCCGCGCCGGGGCTGGACATCATCGGCGCTGGTGAGCCGATGATCCCGGGGCTCTCCCTCGGCCACAACGGGACCTCGGCCTTCGGGCTGACCATGTTCCCGGCCGACCAGGAGGACCTCTACGTCTACGAGCTCGACCCGGCCGACCACAGCCGGTACAAGTACGGCAACGGGTACGAGGCCTTCCGCACGGTGACGGAGAAGCTGGCGGTCAAGGGCGAACAGCCCCGCGACCTCACGACCTCCTTCAGCAGGCACGGGCCGATCCTGTTCGTGGACGCGCAGCGCCACCTGGCCTACGGGTTGCGCAGCGTGTGGCTGGAGCCGGGCACCTCGCCGTACTTCGCCGCCCTTGGCTACCAGAACGCGAAGACGGCGCAGCAGTTCGGCGAGGCGCTGAAGAAGTGGGGCGCGCCCGGCGCGAACCACGTCTACGCGAACACGGCTGGTCAGATCGGCTGGCTGCCCGGCGCGCTGGTGCCCAAGCGGCCCAAGCACGACGGTCTGCTGCCGGTGCCCGGTGACGGGCGCTACGAGTGGAACGGCTTCTACTCCGGCGACGACCTGCCGCGCACGATCAACCCGGCCAGCGGCTGGGTGGCCACCGCGAACGAGATGAACCTGCCTGCCTCGCACCAGAACCTGGGGCTGGGCTACGACGCCTGGTCGGACCCGTACCGCGCCCAGCGGATCGCGGAGGTGCTCAACAGCAAGGCCAAGCTGTCCTTCGAGGACTCGCTGAAGCTGCAGAACGACTTCCTGTCCATCCCGGCACGCAAGATCACCGGGGTGCTGAAGTCGCTGAGCAGCGAGGACCCGAAGGTCAAGGCCTCGCTGGCGCTGCTGACCGGCTGGAACCACGTGGCCGGTCCGGAGTCGGCGGCGGCCGCGCTGTACGAGCCGTGGTTCACCAAGCACCTCGGCCCGAAGTTCATCCAGGCGGTGCTGCCGGGCGTGGACTTCATCCAGCGGCCGGACACCCAGGTGCTGATCGACGCGCTGGAGCACCCGGAGAACTACTTCGGCGCGGACGGCAAGGCCAAGCGGGACAAGCTGCTGATCGACACCCTGGTCAGCGCACGGGCCGAGGTCGAGCGGCTGCTCGGCGCGGACCAGGCGACCTGGCAGTGGGGCAAGCTGCAGCACACCAAGTTCGAGAACCCGGTCTCGCCGCTGGTCGACGAGGCCACCCGCAAGCGGCTCAACGTCGGGCCGTTCCCGCGCGGCGGGGCCTCGGACACGGTGAACAACTCCGAGTACGAGTCGGCCGACTTCCGGCACATCGGCGGCGCCTCGCTGCGAGTCGTCATCGACGTGGGCAACTGGGACGGCTCGAAGGCGATCAACGCGCCGGGCCAGTCCGGCAACCCGGCTGACCCGCACTACAAGGACCTGGCCGAGACCTGGCGGAAGGGCGAGTACTTCCCGCTGGTCTACAGCAAGGCCGCGGTGGAGCGGAACGCCGAGCGGTACCTGATCCTGGTGCCGAAGTTCTCCTGA
- the mce gene encoding methylmalonyl-CoA epimerase: MQEELQSFVTAIDHVGIAVPDLDEAIAFHRETFGLEVAHEETNDEQGVREAMLRAPGDVSGATQIQLLAPSRPDSTIAKFIGRSGPGLQQLAYRVSDIDAACAAIKAKGLRVLFEEPKRGTSNSRVNFIHPKDAGGVLVELVQPAEHGH; this comes from the coding sequence ATGCAGGAAGAACTCCAGAGCTTCGTCACCGCCATCGACCACGTCGGCATCGCGGTGCCCGACCTGGACGAGGCCATCGCCTTCCACCGGGAGACCTTCGGCCTGGAGGTCGCGCACGAGGAGACCAATGACGAGCAGGGGGTGCGCGAGGCCATGCTGCGCGCGCCCGGCGACGTCTCCGGCGCGACCCAGATCCAGCTGCTCGCGCCGTCCCGGCCGGACTCGACCATCGCCAAGTTCATCGGCCGCAGCGGCCCCGGCCTGCAGCAGCTGGCCTACCGGGTGAGCGACATCGACGCGGCCTGCGCGGCGATCAAGGCCAAGGGCCTGCGGGTGCTGTTCGAGGAGCCCAAGCGGGGCACCTCGAACAGCCGGGTCAACTTCATCCACCCCAAGGACGCCGGCGGCGTGCTGGTCGAGCTGGTCCAACCGGCCGAGCACGGCCACTGA
- a CDS encoding ABC transporter substrate-binding protein: MNAPRTALKMGAALAAVLALAACGGGKIGENPGGQQPANNKKLALLPGVKGEPFYISMECGAKEEAGKLGYELSVQAPEKFEAALQVPIVNSVLAAKPSGVLIAPTDDTALGTPMKQLTSAGIKVVEVDTKLKDRSIAASAISSNNKQGGQLAAQTLAKLVGEKGSVLVINTKAGTSTTDARAAGFEEEIKKYPNIKYVGQKYSDNEPSQAANIVSAQLAATPDLAGVFATNLNSGEGAAAGLRNANKRGEVKLIGFDASPKQVDGLRNGDVQALIAQDPAGIGRQGVQQVVNALEGKPTQKEIETNLIALTKDDLDAKQQYIYKTAC, translated from the coding sequence ATGAACGCACCACGGACCGCGCTGAAGATGGGTGCCGCGCTGGCTGCCGTGCTCGCGCTCGCGGCCTGCGGCGGAGGCAAGATCGGGGAGAACCCCGGCGGCCAGCAGCCGGCCAACAACAAGAAGCTCGCGCTGCTGCCCGGGGTGAAGGGCGAGCCGTTCTACATCTCGATGGAGTGCGGCGCCAAGGAGGAGGCGGGCAAGCTCGGCTACGAGCTGAGCGTGCAGGCGCCGGAGAAGTTCGAGGCCGCGCTGCAGGTGCCGATCGTGAACAGCGTGCTGGCCGCCAAGCCCTCCGGCGTGCTGATCGCGCCGACCGACGACACCGCGCTGGGCACCCCGATGAAGCAGCTGACCAGCGCCGGGATCAAGGTCGTCGAGGTGGACACCAAGCTGAAGGACCGCTCCATCGCGGCCTCGGCGATCTCCTCCAACAACAAGCAGGGCGGTCAGCTCGCCGCGCAGACCCTGGCCAAGCTGGTCGGCGAGAAGGGCTCGGTGCTGGTGATCAACACCAAGGCCGGCACCTCCACCACGGACGCCCGCGCGGCAGGTTTCGAGGAGGAGATCAAGAAGTACCCGAACATCAAGTACGTCGGCCAGAAGTACAGCGACAACGAGCCCTCGCAAGCCGCCAACATCGTCTCCGCCCAACTGGCCGCCACCCCGGACCTGGCCGGCGTCTTCGCCACCAACCTCAACTCCGGCGAAGGCGCCGCCGCAGGCCTGCGCAACGCCAACAAGCGCGGCGAGGTCAAACTGATCGGCTTCGACGCCAGCCCCAAGCAGGTAGACGGCCTCCGCAACGGCGACGTCCAGGCCCTGATCGCCCAGGACCCGGCGGGCATCGGCCGCCAGGGCGTCCAGCAGGTGGTCAACGCCCTGGAAGGCAAGCCCACCCAAAAGGAAATCGAGACAAACCTGATCGCCCTGACCAAGGACGACCTGGACGCAAAACAGCAGTACATCTACAAAACGGCCTGCTGA
- a CDS encoding ATP-grasp domain-containing protein — translation MSRRALVMPPRVRATSQPLVAAAEARGLPVITPDQAVPGHCHYYGGPGVADTLALDLALLEPPDSWLPSLPEELTARRITATTLGGTRLTAPAFVKPPSAKHLPPRVYRDQADLTAAAAGLPPETPLLLSEVTAFAAEYRLYLLDGEIHTGSRYLTWGNLDPARLAGDPETPRVLDFAKALLAGHADTLPSAVVLDIGLTGPPADPRRRPAVVEANLAWFTEPYQSDPDRALEVILRAAGPRAELRGRDARFVRG, via the coding sequence GTGAGCAGGCGCGCGCTGGTGATGCCACCCCGCGTGCGCGCCACCAGCCAGCCCCTGGTCGCCGCGGCCGAGGCCAGGGGCCTGCCGGTGATCACCCCGGACCAGGCCGTCCCCGGCCACTGCCACTACTACGGCGGCCCCGGCGTCGCCGACACCCTCGCCCTGGACCTGGCCCTGCTCGAACCCCCGGACAGCTGGCTGCCCAGCCTGCCCGAGGAGCTCACCGCCCGCCGGATCACCGCCACCACCCTGGGCGGGACCCGCCTCACCGCCCCCGCCTTCGTCAAACCGCCGAGCGCCAAGCACCTGCCACCCCGCGTCTACCGCGACCAGGCCGACCTGACCGCGGCCGCCGCCGGGTTGCCGCCGGAGACCCCGCTGCTGCTCAGCGAGGTCACCGCCTTCGCCGCCGAGTACCGCCTCTACCTGCTCGACGGCGAGATCCACACCGGCTCCCGCTACCTGACCTGGGGCAACCTCGACCCCGCCCGGCTGGCCGGTGACCCGGAGACGCCGCGCGTGCTGGACTTCGCCAAGGCGTTGCTGGCCGGGCACGCCGACACCCTGCCCAGCGCGGTGGTGCTGGACATCGGCCTGACCGGCCCGCCGGCGGATCCTCGGCGGCGCCCGGCCGTGGTGGAGGCGAACCTGGCCTGGTTCACCGAGCCGTACCAGTCCGATCCGGACCGGGCGCTGGAGGTCATCCTGCGGGCGGCTGGGCCACGGGCTGAGCTGCGTGGTCGCGACGCGCGGTTCGTGCGCGGCTGA
- a CDS encoding acetyl-CoA C-acetyltransferase produces the protein MSGSVIVAGARTPMGRLLGSLKDFSGAQLGGVAIKAALERAGVAPEAVQYVIMGQVLTAGAGQMPARQAAVAAGIPMSVPSLTINKVCLSGLDAIALADQLIRAGEFDIVVAGGQESMTQAPHLLPKSRSGFKYGDVTLTDHMAHDGLFCAFDQVAMGASTEKYNARYGLTRAEQDAFAARSHQRAAAAASNGIFEQEIAPVAIPQRKGDPVLFSTDEGVRADTTVDTLGKLRPAFASDGTITAGSASQISDGAAAVVVMSKAKAQELGLTWLAEIGAHGVVAGPDASLHEQPSNAIKAACAKEGIDPSALDLIEINEAFAAVGVVSARQLGLDEAAADAKVNVNGGAIALGHPIGMSGARVVLHLALELQRRGGGVGAAALCGGGGQGDALVIRVPSV, from the coding sequence GTGTCTGGTTCGGTCATCGTCGCCGGAGCCCGTACCCCCATGGGACGGCTGCTCGGCTCGCTCAAGGACTTCTCCGGCGCCCAGCTCGGCGGCGTGGCCATCAAGGCCGCGCTGGAGCGGGCCGGGGTCGCGCCGGAGGCGGTGCAGTACGTGATCATGGGCCAGGTGCTCACCGCGGGCGCTGGTCAGATGCCCGCGCGGCAGGCCGCGGTGGCCGCGGGCATCCCGATGAGCGTGCCCTCGCTGACCATCAACAAGGTCTGCCTCTCCGGCCTGGACGCGATCGCGCTGGCCGACCAGCTGATCCGCGCCGGTGAGTTCGACATCGTGGTGGCCGGTGGCCAGGAGTCGATGACCCAGGCCCCGCACCTGCTGCCCAAGTCCCGCTCCGGCTTCAAGTACGGCGATGTGACGCTGACCGACCACATGGCGCACGACGGCCTGTTCTGCGCCTTCGACCAGGTCGCCATGGGCGCCTCCACGGAGAAGTACAACGCCCGCTACGGCCTGACCCGGGCCGAGCAGGACGCCTTCGCCGCCCGCTCGCACCAGCGCGCCGCCGCGGCCGCGAGCAACGGGATCTTCGAGCAGGAGATCGCGCCGGTGGCCATCCCGCAGCGCAAGGGCGACCCGGTGCTGTTCAGCACGGACGAGGGCGTGCGCGCCGACACCACCGTGGACACCCTGGGCAAGCTGCGCCCGGCCTTCGCCTCCGACGGCACCATCACCGCGGGCTCGGCCTCGCAGATCTCCGACGGCGCGGCCGCGGTCGTGGTGATGAGCAAGGCCAAGGCGCAGGAGCTGGGCCTGACCTGGCTGGCCGAGATCGGCGCGCACGGCGTGGTCGCCGGTCCCGACGCCAGCCTGCACGAACAGCCCTCGAACGCGATCAAGGCGGCCTGCGCCAAGGAGGGCATCGACCCCTCGGCGCTGGACCTGATCGAGATCAACGAGGCCTTCGCCGCGGTCGGCGTGGTCTCCGCCCGCCAGCTCGGCCTGGACGAGGCCGCCGCGGACGCCAAGGTCAACGTCAACGGCGGCGCGATCGCCCTCGGCCACCCGATCGGCATGTCCGGCGCCCGCGTGGTGCTGCACCTGGCGCTGGAGCTCCAGCGGCGTGGTGGCGGCGTCGGCGCGGCCGCGCTGTGCGGCGGCGGCGGTCAGGGCGACGCACTGGTGATCCGGGTACCGTCCGTGTAA
- a CDS encoding low temperature requirement protein A — protein sequence MRTWYRPMAARDAHEPHRAATPLELLFDLCFVVAVAAAAAGLHHGLSENHIGSAVLAYALVFFAIWWAWINFTWFASSYDNDDVPYRLTTLVQIAGGLIMAAGVPQAFEQNFTVITIGYLVMRVAMVVQWLRAARSDPPRRACAHRFALGIALVQLGWIGRLFLPESLFLPGFLLLAALELLVPVWAERRGPTTWHPHHVAERYGLFTLIMLGESVLAATTAIRAGLAAQEHIPVLISVAIAGLVILFSLWWLYFDQPAPGLDRLGKALSWGYGHYLIFASAAAVGAGLSVAVDYDLHRAHLPTVAAGLATTVPVAVFLLSVWLLHIGPRNRGAAAVGCPVTAVLVLASTFSGAPIHLTAVLVAGLVAVTVVSRARTARRLAD from the coding sequence ATGCGAACCTGGTACCGGCCGATGGCCGCTCGCGACGCGCACGAGCCACACCGCGCGGCCACACCGCTGGAGCTGTTGTTCGACCTGTGTTTTGTGGTCGCGGTGGCCGCCGCCGCGGCTGGCCTGCACCACGGCCTGAGCGAGAACCACATCGGCTCCGCCGTGCTCGCCTACGCCCTGGTGTTCTTCGCGATCTGGTGGGCCTGGATCAACTTCACCTGGTTCGCCTCCAGCTACGACAACGATGATGTGCCCTACCGGCTGACCACCCTGGTGCAGATCGCCGGCGGCCTGATCATGGCCGCCGGGGTGCCGCAGGCCTTCGAGCAGAACTTCACCGTGATCACCATCGGCTACCTGGTGATGCGGGTGGCGATGGTGGTCCAGTGGCTGCGCGCGGCCAGGTCCGACCCGCCGCGCCGGGCCTGCGCACACCGGTTCGCGCTGGGCATCGCGCTGGTGCAGCTGGGCTGGATCGGCAGGCTGTTCCTGCCCGAGTCCCTGTTCCTGCCGGGGTTCCTGCTGCTCGCGGCGCTGGAGCTGCTGGTCCCGGTCTGGGCCGAGCGGCGCGGCCCGACCACCTGGCACCCGCACCACGTGGCCGAACGCTACGGCCTGTTCACGCTGATCATGCTGGGCGAGTCGGTGCTGGCCGCGACCACCGCGATCCGCGCGGGCCTGGCCGCCCAGGAGCACATCCCGGTCCTGATCTCGGTGGCCATCGCCGGCCTGGTGATCCTGTTCTCGCTGTGGTGGCTCTACTTCGACCAGCCCGCCCCAGGTCTGGACCGCCTCGGCAAGGCCCTGAGCTGGGGCTACGGCCACTACCTGATCTTCGCCTCAGCCGCGGCGGTCGGCGCCGGCCTGTCCGTGGCGGTGGACTACGACCTGCACCGCGCGCACCTGCCCACGGTGGCCGCCGGCCTGGCCACCACGGTGCCGGTGGCGGTGTTCCTGCTCAGCGTCTGGCTGCTGCACATCGGACCGCGCAACCGGGGCGCGGCCGCGGTCGGGTGCCCGGTGACGGCGGTGCTGGTGCTGGCCTCGACGTTCTCCGGCGCGCCGATCCACCTGACCGCGGTGCTGGTGGCGGGGCTGGTCGCGGTGACGGTGGTCAGCCGCGCACGAACCGCGCGTCGGCTGGCTGACTAG
- a CDS encoding type II toxin-antitoxin system RelE/ParE family toxin produces MALSRPARRTWSEHLPLDVAIGVTDFITGPLAAKPYRVGKRLDPPMSDMHSARVMREWRVLYTIDEQRKRVTIEAIRHRRDAYRSP; encoded by the coding sequence GTGGCCCTGAGCCGCCCTGCCCGCCGAACCTGGTCCGAACACCTCCCGCTCGATGTCGCCATCGGCGTCACCGACTTCATCACCGGCCCACTGGCAGCCAAGCCGTACCGGGTCGGCAAACGTCTTGACCCACCGATGAGTGACATGCACTCTGCCCGGGTCATGCGTGAGTGGCGCGTCCTCTACACCATCGATGAACAGCGTAAACGCGTCACCATCGAAGCCATCCGGCACCGCAGGGACGCGTACCGCTCTCCCTAG